A section of the Paenibacillus aurantius genome encodes:
- a CDS encoding DgaE family pyridoxal phosphate-dependent ammonia lyase, which yields MANSLNAKYGLKRVINASGRMSILGVSAPTDTVMEAMKQGGQSYVEIADLVDKAGEYIARTIGSEAAVVVNSASSGIALSVAAVVTQGDRRKSDRLHQESIARNEIIMLKGHNVQYGAPVETMIYLGGGRLVEVGYANEGKAGHIESAIGENTAAILYVKSHHCVQKNMITVEEAWEVAKRNRIPLIVDAAAEEDIRKYVLVSDLAIYSGSKAIEGPTSGIVAGKQMYIEWLKAQLHGIGRSMKVGKETTFGLLQALDEYMEKDDKSEQEKASLQALLPLNDIKGVKVSVVQDEAGRAIYRARIQIDPDESGTTAKEVVHKLQNGDIAIYTRDYGVKQGYFDIDPRPLMGDDILVIASKLREFTGGK from the coding sequence ATGGCGAATTCATTGAATGCTAAATACGGCTTGAAGCGTGTAATCAACGCCAGCGGAAGAATGAGCATATTGGGCGTATCGGCCCCGACGGACACCGTCATGGAAGCCATGAAGCAGGGCGGGCAGAGCTACGTGGAGATCGCCGATCTGGTCGACAAAGCGGGGGAATATATAGCCCGCACGATCGGCTCCGAGGCCGCGGTCGTCGTCAATTCGGCGTCTAGCGGCATTGCGCTCTCCGTAGCAGCGGTCGTGACGCAAGGCGATCGCCGGAAGAGCGACCGACTCCACCAGGAGAGCATCGCGAGAAATGAAATCATCATGCTGAAGGGTCATAATGTCCAGTACGGTGCCCCCGTCGAAACCATGATCTATTTAGGCGGAGGCAGGCTCGTCGAGGTCGGATATGCGAACGAAGGCAAGGCGGGGCACATCGAATCGGCAATCGGAGAGAATACGGCGGCCATTCTGTATGTGAAATCCCATCACTGCGTGCAAAAGAATATGATCACGGTCGAAGAGGCTTGGGAGGTCGCCAAGCGGAACCGCATTCCGCTTATCGTCGATGCGGCGGCCGAGGAAGATATCCGCAAGTATGTGCTGGTTTCCGATTTGGCCATCTACAGCGGTTCCAAGGCCATTGAGGGGCCGACTTCGGGAATTGTAGCCGGCAAGCAGATGTATATCGAGTGGCTCAAAGCCCAGCTGCACGGCATTGGACGAAGCATGAAGGTGGGCAAGGAAACGACCTTCGGGCTGCTTCAGGCGCTGGATGAATACATGGAGAAGGATGACAAGAGCGAGCAGGAAAAAGCAAGCCTGCAGGCCCTCCTGCCGCTGAACGACATCAAGGGCGTCAAAGTGTCGGTCGTCCAGGATGAAGCGGGACGGGCCATCTACCGCGCGCGGATCCAGATCGATCCGGACGAGTCGGGAACGACCGCCAAAGAGGTCGTTCATAAGCTGCAGAACGGAGACATCGCCATCTATACGCGTGATTATGGCGTGAAACAAGGGTATTTCGACATCGATCCCCGCCCGCTCATGGGCGATGACATTCTGGTGATCGCATCCAAACTTCGGGAATTCACAGGAGGCAAATAA
- a CDS encoding glycoside hydrolase family 130 protein: MHIERHPANPIVVPGKYDWRKVTVFNPAVIIDNGKFYMIERTAESLTPCKNFLGLLESEDGVHFRHVVEEPVVTPDMLGFPYGSVQDPRIVKIDDTFYLNYALRPCAMSYYPTGAGIPERSVPKYPDGWGEQPEHWLTRSGIMTSKDLIHWEYLADTTPLDINDRDNILFPEKIGGKYVLLRRPEEYVGEKYGTEKAAMWITYSDDLINWEEPKLLAKAENMDWEFKKIGGSTPPVKTDKGWLVLYHGVDENTVYRVGAMLLDLENPEIIIARTRNFIMEPETYYEKFGFQIPNVVFPTGNVVKDGLLYIYYGVTDTAIALATVPLDELVEHVLNENS, encoded by the coding sequence ATGCACATCGAAAGACATCCGGCCAATCCGATCGTGGTGCCGGGCAAATACGACTGGCGGAAAGTGACCGTCTTTAACCCGGCTGTCATTATCGACAACGGCAAATTCTATATGATCGAGCGGACCGCCGAATCGCTGACACCATGCAAAAACTTCTTGGGTTTGCTCGAAAGCGAAGACGGCGTTCATTTCCGCCATGTGGTGGAGGAGCCTGTCGTCACCCCGGATATGCTCGGATTTCCGTACGGAAGCGTTCAGGATCCGCGCATCGTCAAGATCGACGACACGTTCTATCTCAATTACGCCCTGCGCCCCTGCGCCATGAGCTACTATCCTACCGGTGCCGGAATTCCCGAGCGCTCCGTTCCCAAGTACCCAGACGGATGGGGAGAGCAGCCGGAGCATTGGCTGACCCGCTCGGGCATCATGACCTCCAAGGACTTGATTCACTGGGAGTATCTGGCGGATACGACCCCGCTTGATATCAACGACCGCGATAACATCCTGTTCCCCGAGAAAATCGGAGGGAAATACGTGCTGCTGCGCCGGCCGGAGGAATATGTAGGCGAGAAGTACGGCACGGAGAAGGCCGCCATGTGGATTACCTATTCGGACGATTTGATTAACTGGGAAGAACCGAAGCTGCTGGCCAAGGCGGAAAACATGGACTGGGAATTCAAAAAAATCGGCGGGTCCACTCCTCCGGTCAAGACGGACAAAGGCTGGCTCGTCCTGTATCATGGGGTCGACGAAAACACCGTCTACCGTGTCGGAGCGATGCTACTCGATTTGGAGAATCCGGAAATCATTATTGCCCGGACCCGTAACTTTATTATGGAGCCCGAAACGTACTACGAGAAATTCGGCTTCCAGATCCCGAACGTCGTTTTTCCGACCGGCAACGTGGTGAAGGACGGCCTGCTCTATATTTACTACGGGGTCACCGATACGGCGATTGCGCTTGCCACCGTGCCGCTGGATGAGCTGGTGGAACATGTGCTGAACGAAAACAGCTGA
- a CDS encoding sugar kinase, translating to MSKKLAAFGEVMMRLQVPGYNLLSQSSTLSFSFSGTGVNVASALARFGYDGFLVTRLPDNAVGDAAAAYLSQLGIARDFIVRGGQYVGMYFLENGFGVRPSRVTYTNRLDSSFNTAPEGSYDYESIAGQIDLIHFCGITLAMNDTVRQHMKRLAQAVRAKGGHVVFDCNYRPSLWGEGGYEKAKPHYEEMLELADLVIMNEKDAIHTLGMSTVQQDRHQQLAELIPAVANRYGIQVIAGTHRSINGDNSHSLRGYLYKNQTFTFSPTLTFSVYDRIGAGDAYTAGIVHGELAGWEPEETVRFAAASSMLAHTTAGDTPMSSVSDIRRAMTESVSDVQR from the coding sequence GTGTCTAAGAAGCTGGCAGCCTTCGGTGAGGTGATGATGCGCCTTCAGGTACCCGGCTATAACCTGCTGTCCCAGTCGAGCACGTTAAGCTTTTCCTTCTCCGGTACGGGCGTGAATGTCGCTTCGGCGTTAGCCCGTTTCGGGTACGACGGCTTCCTCGTAACCCGGCTGCCCGACAATGCGGTGGGAGACGCCGCGGCAGCTTATCTCAGCCAGCTTGGCATCGCCCGGGATTTTATCGTACGGGGGGGCCAATACGTCGGCATGTATTTCTTGGAGAACGGCTTCGGCGTCCGGCCAAGCCGTGTGACCTATACGAACCGGTTGGACAGCAGCTTCAATACGGCTCCGGAAGGATCGTATGATTATGAAAGCATCGCCGGGCAGATCGACTTGATCCATTTTTGCGGCATTACGCTGGCCATGAATGATACCGTGCGGCAGCATATGAAACGATTGGCCCAAGCGGTCAGAGCCAAAGGAGGCCACGTGGTCTTCGATTGCAATTACCGCCCCTCTCTCTGGGGCGAAGGCGGCTACGAGAAAGCCAAGCCGCATTACGAGGAGATGCTGGAGCTTGCGGACCTCGTCATCATGAACGAGAAAGATGCCATCCATACGCTCGGAATGAGCACGGTGCAGCAGGACCGTCATCAGCAGCTCGCCGAGCTCATTCCGGCCGTGGCGAACCGTTACGGCATTCAGGTCATTGCCGGTACGCACCGTTCGATCAACGGGGATAACTCGCATTCCTTGCGGGGGTATCTCTATAAGAATCAGACGTTCACCTTCTCTCCAACGCTTACTTTCTCCGTCTATGACCGGATCGGCGCGGGTGATGCCTATACGGCCGGCATTGTTCACGGGGAACTGGCGGGATGGGAGCCGGAGGAAACGGTTCGTTTCGCGGCGGCTTCGAGCATGCTGGCGCATACGACAGCCGGCGATACGCCCATGTCGTCTGTCAGCGACATCCGCCGGGCTATGACCGAGTCGGTTAGCGACGTGCAAAGGTAG
- a CDS encoding amidohydrolase/deacetylase family metallohydrolase has product MSERLVLRGVKRVSGETVDIVIADGRIREVTEAGSGSGDRVMDFSGVYVSSGWIDLHVHAFPEFDPYGDEIDEIGVKQGVTSIVDAGSCGADRIGDLVASGKRARTHLYAFLNISRIGLQRIDELSHLEWIDREKAADAVHRYKDSIVGLKARISRSVVKESGLQPLVMARALSEQLSLPLMVHIGSGPPDIQEIMPLLAKRDIVTHYLNGKKNNLFGPDGQPLQVLRDAVARGVHLDVGHGTASFSFKVAEAAKRYGIPLGTISTDIYRGNRMNGPVFSMSHVLTKFLSLGYPLEEVIASVTTKAADWLGKPELGRIQPGDPARLTLFTVENKPVELTDSEGKKRTAGLTLEAKGAMIHGEFIEC; this is encoded by the coding sequence ATGAGCGAGCGATTGGTACTACGCGGAGTAAAGCGGGTTAGCGGGGAAACCGTCGATATCGTCATAGCGGACGGCAGGATCCGGGAAGTGACGGAAGCGGGCAGCGGATCGGGCGACCGGGTGATGGACTTCTCCGGTGTCTATGTGTCGAGCGGATGGATTGACCTCCATGTCCATGCTTTTCCTGAATTCGATCCCTATGGGGATGAAATCGATGAGATTGGTGTCAAGCAAGGGGTCACATCTATCGTGGATGCGGGAAGCTGCGGAGCGGACCGGATCGGAGATCTGGTTGCGAGCGGGAAAAGGGCCAGAACCCATCTGTATGCGTTCCTGAACATCTCCCGGATTGGGCTGCAAAGAATCGACGAATTGTCCCATCTGGAGTGGATCGACCGGGAGAAGGCGGCTGATGCCGTACACCGGTATAAGGACAGCATCGTCGGGCTGAAGGCCAGGATCAGCCGCAGCGTCGTCAAGGAAAGCGGACTTCAGCCACTGGTTATGGCCCGTGCGCTCTCCGAGCAGCTGTCTCTGCCGCTTATGGTGCATATCGGCTCCGGACCACCGGACATTCAGGAGATTATGCCGCTTTTGGCGAAGAGAGACATTGTCACCCATTATCTGAACGGCAAGAAGAACAACCTATTCGGCCCGGACGGTCAGCCTCTTCAGGTACTGAGGGATGCGGTGGCAAGAGGGGTGCACCTCGACGTTGGCCATGGCACCGCCAGCTTCTCGTTTAAGGTTGCCGAGGCCGCCAAGCGGTACGGCATCCCCCTCGGCACGATCAGCACGGACATCTACCGAGGCAATCGCATGAACGGCCCCGTGTTCAGCATGTCCCACGTGCTCACGAAATTCCTCTCCTTGGGCTATCCGCTGGAGGAAGTCATAGCCTCGGTCACGACGAAGGCGGCTGACTGGCTCGGCAAGCCGGAGCTAGGCCGAATTCAACCGGGAGACCCCGCGCGGTTAACCTTATTCACGGTAGAGAACAAACCGGTGGAGCTGACGGATTCCGAAGGGAAGAAGCGCACGGCCGGTCTAACTTTGGAAGCAAAAGGAGCAATGATCCATGGCGAATTCATTGAATGCTAA
- the dagF gene encoding 2-dehydro-3-deoxy-phosphogluconate aldolase: protein MANLSKRFYKDRVSLNVLANSIENAKAVFEAAEGYVLVGVLSKNYPTVEEAVSAMKEYGKEIEDAVSIGLGAGDNRQAAVVAEIAKSYAGSHINQVFPAVGATRANLNGKEGWINSLVSPTGRAGYVNISTGPVSAAGEEQAIVPVKAAITLVRDMGGNALKYFPMNGLSREDELRAVAQACAEEGFALEPTGGIDKDNFEAILRIALEAGVPQIIPHVYSSIISKETGATNVQDVRDLLAIVKKLVDERV from the coding sequence ATGGCTAACCTATCCAAACGATTTTACAAAGACCGGGTTTCCTTAAACGTGCTGGCGAACAGCATCGAGAACGCCAAGGCCGTGTTCGAGGCGGCGGAAGGGTATGTGCTCGTGGGCGTTCTGTCGAAGAATTACCCGACGGTGGAGGAAGCCGTATCGGCTATGAAAGAATACGGCAAAGAGATTGAGGATGCCGTATCGATCGGCTTGGGGGCTGGGGATAACCGGCAGGCAGCCGTTGTAGCCGAAATCGCCAAGTCGTATGCCGGCAGCCATATCAATCAAGTATTTCCCGCAGTCGGTGCGACACGTGCCAATCTGAATGGAAAAGAAGGCTGGATCAATAGCTTGGTTTCACCGACGGGCCGAGCCGGATACGTCAATATCTCGACAGGTCCGGTCAGCGCGGCAGGGGAAGAGCAGGCGATTGTGCCGGTCAAAGCGGCGATTACCCTCGTCCGTGACATGGGCGGCAATGCGCTGAAATATTTCCCGATGAACGGATTGAGCCGGGAAGACGAGCTGCGGGCCGTGGCTCAGGCTTGCGCGGAAGAAGGCTTTGCGCTTGAGCCGACCGGAGGCATTGACAAAGACAACTTTGAGGCCATTTTACGCATTGCACTGGAGGCGGGAGTGCCGCAAATCATCCCTCACGTCTATTCCTCCATCATCAGCAAGGAGACGGGAGCAACGAACGTACAGGATGTCCGCGATTTGCTCGCGATCGTGAAGAAATTGGTGGACGAACGTGTCTAA
- a CDS encoding response regulator, with protein sequence MTIKMLIVDDEPVICRGLRETIPWETIGVEVVGDASDGVEALERIESQPVDLVLTDIHMDGMDGLELAKELRQRYPHIRIIILSGYDYFDYARQAIRIGVEDYLLKPVDVDELMEMVRRIGGELEQEVSRGREQVKDRWQNWLSRLLQNDQTLPEGSPIPGVSASELSFGLIASQREDYALWREQSTPEERRAARRDWEERVREALAGHGHEVISAFLHPNLLIVLCVYSREPSRENLPSILTKLAGQAASGRRLHFGVSPVFHSLTEAYVHGHEAIESVQLGALQERTVTFPGEEVRSRKNRGLVTALELEKELVNFLFNGGEDELKQVWGKIMEQYRIKGCSLAEIDQAYKELKIVIQRRLRTSGIELSEELVNILEGTIDLYANNSYRAIEALIRSELMSLFSSIHSTLGGKNHWTVDRVTKYIEAHHSTDLKASEVAAWLKITPNYFSIIFNQSFGKGFAEYLNEVRIEHAKEMLSGTHDRVFEIAEKVGYNDYKYFCSIFKAHTGVTPTQYRKLADSTTA encoded by the coding sequence ATGACCATCAAAATGCTGATAGTAGACGACGAACCGGTCATTTGCCGGGGGCTGAGGGAGACGATCCCATGGGAAACGATTGGCGTGGAGGTAGTGGGCGATGCTTCCGACGGGGTGGAAGCCCTGGAGCGGATCGAATCGCAGCCTGTTGATCTGGTGCTGACGGATATTCACATGGACGGCATGGATGGTCTGGAGCTGGCCAAAGAATTGCGGCAGCGGTATCCGCACATCCGTATTATCATCCTGAGCGGCTACGATTATTTCGATTATGCCCGCCAAGCGATCCGGATCGGCGTTGAGGACTATCTGCTGAAGCCGGTCGACGTTGACGAGCTGATGGAGATGGTACGACGAATCGGGGGAGAGCTGGAGCAGGAAGTGAGCCGCGGGAGAGAGCAGGTGAAAGACCGCTGGCAGAATTGGTTAAGCCGTCTGCTGCAGAACGACCAAACTCTCCCGGAGGGGTCTCCGATTCCGGGCGTTTCGGCATCGGAATTGAGCTTTGGCTTGATAGCCAGCCAACGGGAGGACTATGCGCTTTGGCGCGAACAATCGACGCCGGAGGAGAGGCGGGCAGCCCGCCGGGATTGGGAAGAGAGAGTGAGGGAAGCCTTAGCGGGCCACGGGCATGAGGTGATCTCCGCCTTTCTTCATCCGAATCTGCTGATTGTCCTATGTGTTTACTCCCGAGAGCCGAGTCGGGAAAACTTGCCCTCGATTCTGACGAAGCTGGCGGGGCAGGCGGCCTCCGGCCGCCGCCTGCATTTTGGCGTTTCGCCTGTCTTCCATTCGTTGACAGAAGCGTACGTGCATGGCCATGAGGCGATCGAAAGCGTTCAGCTTGGAGCCTTGCAGGAGCGTACCGTCACGTTTCCCGGAGAAGAGGTTCGCTCCCGTAAAAATCGCGGGTTGGTCACCGCGTTGGAGCTGGAGAAAGAACTGGTGAACTTCCTGTTCAACGGAGGAGAAGACGAGCTTAAACAGGTATGGGGAAAGATAATGGAGCAGTACCGGATCAAAGGCTGTTCGCTCGCGGAAATCGACCAGGCGTACAAGGAGCTGAAGATCGTCATCCAACGCAGATTGAGGACGAGCGGCATCGAGCTTTCGGAAGAGCTCGTGAACATCCTGGAAGGAACCATCGACCTGTATGCGAATAACTCCTACCGGGCGATCGAAGCGCTAATTCGGAGCGAGCTGATGTCACTATTTTCCTCGATTCATTCCACCTTAGGCGGGAAAAACCATTGGACGGTCGATCGGGTTACGAAATATATTGAAGCCCATCACAGCACCGATCTGAAGGCTTCCGAGGTGGCGGCTTGGCTCAAGATTACGCCGAACTATTTCAGCATTATCTTTAACCAATCGTTTGGCAAAGGATTTGCAGAGTATTTAAACGAGGTTCGGATCGAGCATGCCAAGGAAATGCTGAGCGGTACGCACGACAGGGTTTTCGAAATTGCGGAGAAGGTCGGCTACAACGATTACAAATATTTTTGCTCGATTTTTAAAGCGCATACCGGCGTCACGCCTACGCAGTACCGCAAGCTTGCCGATTCCACAACAGCTTAA